The Cucurbita pepo subsp. pepo cultivar mu-cu-16 chromosome LG15, ASM280686v2, whole genome shotgun sequence genome contains the following window.
TATCTTTGTTTGACAGACTGTATTGGAGGGCTAACTTTGAAATatgttttcctttctttttacaAAGAGCAGCTGCAGCTTGGCATGCAGACTGAAGCCATTTAAATTAGAGAACAATATCAGAATCCAATGTAAAGCCAAAGCTCAAACAAAACACAGttcgaaaaaataaaagataaaatcacAGCACTAGGACAAATGGTTTTGGGTTAGTTTGTATGGTTGAATGAACTAGTCATTACTGCATACTATAATCAACACCtagaaattattttcatttcaagaGATAAAGTTTCCACGATGGGACCTAAACGCCATAAGAGTAAAGAACGAGAAATGTACTCCCCCAAACAAATGTGTTTCCTTTGCGTGACATCAGTCAACTGAAAGTGCTTTCCCTGCATAAGCTTTTAAGTTTCACAATTCAACTATGGAGCTAATGAAAGAAAGGGGGGGGTGAGAAACTGTACCTTCAATTCTGGTGAAGCTGGGTGCCATTCTGGGGGACCATAATCAGTTAGAAGTCCCATTGCTAGAGGAGACGCACTGATTATTCCAATCTCCTTACTCTTTAAGTAAGGTAGCAAATCTAACAATGTTGAATCGTTAATACTGTAGTGACAATATGAAAGAATCACATCAATGGAGCCAGGTGGCACTCGATCAAGCACATACGTAAAAATTTCCAATGGAAGTCCCGTAATACCAATGAAACGAATCTTCCCAGCTTCCCTCAGCTTTTGAAGTGCAGGAATCGTTTCGTTCACAACCTGAAATAAATTTTAGCGGCTGAAGATCCACTTTTTACTTGATATTATAATGCCAATAACCATGTTCATAGCTTTTTAGAACTCAAGGACAAAGTTGTACAACCTATAAAACAAATCCTGTACATGCAAGGTCACATGACCatgttaataactaaaattcaATGGTCAATGAgttcttaagaaaagtaaCAAACCTGATCAAGAGATCCAAATTCGATATCATGGCAATGCAGTATATCGACATAATCTAGTTGTAGCCTAGCCAAACTCTCATCAATGCTCCTTGTTACCCTCTCAGCACTGAAATCAAAACCCTCAGCATATCTCCCACACTTTGTTGACACTATATATTCACTCCTTGGAACATCTAGAGCTTTTAGTCCCTTACCAAGCATCTTTTCTGATAAGGTCCCTCCATAGTACCTTCACGCATGTCGTCGAAGAGGCAAACCCAAATTCAGTGCTAGAGCCAGAAATCATATAGAAGATAACCAAACTAGCCCTTACATATCCTTACCGATGAactaaacatataaaaaatggaatgatTTATATTTTCCGAAAGCCATTGGCTCTTCCATatctaaactttcaataacATCAAATCGGACATCAAACCTGGATACACGTAGCAatatttcaaatctttgttaCAACTTACATTTACCTAAACAAATCTCAACAAAAAAGCAACACAAAACTTGCTAGAGCCAAATCGAGCCAACAAATTTCGACGAAAATCAAGCAGGCACAAAGTCAAGTCCAAATAAATGAACATGCAAGACCAAGCATTGAACAAATTCTCAAAACTCTATCTCTATTGTTTGATGTAGAAACTCGTCAATTTCATAAGAAAGCCTCTCTCACTAAGTGAATAGGAAAACAACAGTTACGAATTCCATACGGAGAGGTGTCGAAGAAGTTGATGCCAAGACGAAAGGCTTCACGAACGGAGGCGACGGCATCCTCCTCAGAAACAGGGCCGAAGACGCTGCCGAGAGGCGAGGCACCAAAGCCGACACTGCTGGTTTTGAGGCCGGTGTTTCCCAGCTTCCGAAGCTGGAGCTTGGGATAAGAAGCCGCCATTGATTCCGATGAAGCTCTCAGAATTGGGAACAGAGTACGATCTTCCCAGGAAAGGAAGTGACAAAGGGGATTCCGATTTTGGAAGATAAACGCCAAGTTGAGGGATCGGGTCGCAGATGAGGCACTGCTGTAGCCGCTAGGACAATTAAACAAATTCGTTTTCAAAAGGGCATTTTAGACATTTACTAAAtcgaattttaattttattctttttttttttttatatttttcaaacggcattatttaatgtttgagAACACGACTCCAcgcaatggtatgatattgtccactttgaacataaaatctcatggctttgccataaccattccttaaattagtcgatgtgggactttcatcatccaacacctcccctcacCCCTCAAACGACtcatttgttcgatatttgaggatctATTAGCACAACTAATACCATGTtaacgaacacgactctccaaaatggtatgataatgtccattttgagtataaattctcatggctttgttttgggtttctccagaaacctcacaccaatggagagaatattccttaattataaatctatgattaTTCACTAAACGAGCAGACGTGTAACTCTCATCATCCAACTTAAAAAAtcactaatattttatttaaaaaatatttttgaatcatttcaaaaataccctccaactttttaaaaaaattcgaaaatattttgtattatattttttaaaaaaaaaatgagaattaatattctttatttttataaaaaaaaaaattaaaaatcttacctagatgaaaactatttatcatgtatttatagattatcttctaaactttttatattattctaaaaaattattaatagtaactataaataaatatatatatatatatatatatatatatatatatatatatatatatatatatatatatttaaaaaattcaaaaatggtaaaaatatattatttataaattaaattcgaaacttacttaatttttaattctaattatgTCAACGTCTTTATTAAAATGTTGACAACTTATACTAATTTCGCTAAACATGGTAATTTGACTTGACATAACACTAGCCCATAAAAATctagttaaaaaattaattaaaattgaaattaataataataataaaaagtactcattgaaatataaaaatttattataatcaataaactgttttcatattttttaaattcaNATATTTTTTTGATtgagcaaaaaaaaagaaaaaatattttatatatatatagaaaatttaaaaatatttttttgattgagaaaaaaaatagaaaaaatattatatatatatatatatatatatatatatattatatagaaGAT
Protein-coding sequences here:
- the LOC111776398 gene encoding L-galactose dehydrogenase isoform X2, giving the protein MAASYPKLQLRKLGNTGLKTSSVGFGASPLGSVFGPVSEEDAVASVREAFRLGINFFDTSPYYGGTLSEKMLGKGLKALDVPRSEYIVSTKCGRYAEGFDFSAERVTRSIDESLARLQLDYVDILHCHDIEFGSLDQVVNETIPALQKLREAGKIRFIGITGLPLEIFTYVLDRVPPGSIDVILSYCHYSINDSTLLDLLPYLKSKEIGIISASPLAMGLLTDYGPPEWHPASPELKGKHFQLTDVTQRKHICLGEYISRSLLLWRLGPIVETLSLEMKIISRC
- the LOC111776398 gene encoding L-galactose dehydrogenase isoform X1, with the protein product MAASYPKLQLRKLGNTGLKTSSVGFGASPLGSVFGPVSEEDAVASVREAFRLGINFFDTSPYYGGTLSEKMLGKGLKALDVPRSEYIVSTKCGRYAEGFDFSAERVTRSIDESLARLQLDYVDILHCHDIEFGSLDQVVNETIPALQKLREAGKIRFIGITGLPLEIFTYVLDRVPPGSIDVILSYCHYSINDSTLLDLLPYLKSKEIGIISASPLAMGLLTDYGPPEWHPASPELKSACQAAAALCKKKGKHISKLALQYSLSNKDISTVLVGMNSVRQVEENVAAAEELATFGRDEETLSEVEAILHPVKNQTWPSGIQQS